Genomic DNA from Halorussus rarus:
CGGCGCGTCGAACAGGTCGGCGTACAGGTCGGCGAGGTCGGCCGCGTCCTCGGTGGCGATTCCGACGTGGTCGATGTGCATGTACCTGGGTTCGGTTGTTCGGGGTATAGGTTCAGCGGTACTGCTCTACGGTGTGGACTAAGTCGTGAGGGTGAGTGATGGAAGCCTTCCAGGAGTCGGTGAAATCCGGACAGGCTGCTGTCGGCGGTGAAGGCGTGGAGGAAGCTACCTACTGCCGTCACCTATGAATTACCGCAACCGCACAGCCCCGCCACAGCCTCACCCTCCCCAGCCTCCTGCGCTACTCGCTTCGCTGCGTTGCTCGTCCACCGTCGGAGGCAAGCTCCGACGAGCCTTCGGACACTTCGTTCCCGAAGACCTCGCACGACTTGGCGCGGCCACGAGGGCGCACCGTGGGAGCGAAGCTCCCACGAGCCTGCGCTCGCTCCGCTCGCACAGACGCCAGCGTGCGCCGACAGCGCGAAGTTTGCCTCGGCCGACCGCCGCCACGGGCTCGACTCCGCCCGGAACAGCACTTATCACGCCGTCCGCCGTGTCCGGAGACGTGAATCCGACCGACCTCAGGGACGCGATTCCGGCGCTGGAGCGCGCGACCTATCTCAACACCGGGGCCGCGGGGCCGAGCCCGACCCGGGTGGTCGAGGCCGTCGAGGGCTGCGTCGAGCGCCACGAGTACGTCTCACCCGCCGAGGAGGGGATGTACCCCTGCGCGTTCGACGTCTTCGACGAGGCGCGGGCGGTCGTCGCCGACCACCTCGGCGCCGCGCCCGAGGAGATCGCGCTGACCCAGAGCACCACCGACGGCATGAACCGCATCGCGGCCGGTCTCGACTGGGAGGCGGGCGACACCGTGGTCCGGACCGACCTCGAACACTCGGCGGGCATCCTGCCGTGGAAGCGCCTGCAGCGCCGGGGAGTCGAGGTCGAGGTGGTCGAGACCGAAGCCGGCCGGCTCGACACCGACGCGATGGCCGACGCCGTCCGGGACGCCAAACTCGTCTGCGTGAGCTCGCTCACGTGGAGCCACGGCACCCGACTGCCGGTCCGCGAAGTGGTCGAGATAGCCCACGACGCGGGCGCGCTGGTCTTGGTCGACGCCGTCCAGTCGCCCGGCCAGGTGCCCGTGGACGTCCACGAGTGGGGCGCGGACTTCGCGGCCGGCGCGGGCCACAAGTGGCTGCTCGGCCCCTTCGGCGCGGGGTTCGTCCACGTCGCCCCGGGCGCCGAGGCGCACCTCGAACCGACCCACATCGGCTACCGGAGCGTCGAGGACCCCAACGCCGAGGAGTACGCCTACGAGCCCGGCGCCCACCGGCTGGAGGTCGGTACGGTCTCGCCCGCGCCGTACGCCGGGCTCTGCGAGGCCATCCGAACCGTCGAGGAGCTGGGCTACGACGCGATTGGGCGCCGCGTCGAGGAGCTGACCGACCGGCTGAAAGCGGGCGTCGAGGACGCCGAGACCGCCCGCCTGCTGAGCCCCCGGGAGTACGAGTCGGGCCTGGTGTCGTTCGCGGTGGACGATCCCGACCCCGAGGCGTTCGTCGAGGACCTGGCCGAGGACGGAATCCGGATCCGGTCGCTCCCGTTCCCGGAGAACGCGGTCCGGGCGTCGGTCCACGCGTTCAACACAGAGGGCGACGTCGACGAACTGGTGGCGTACCTGTAAGCCGCGGCGTCGGAACCGGTATCGCCCGCGGAAAGACTGATTGGCCGCCTCGTCGCACGTCATGCATGGACACCGACAGACAGCTCTACGAGCAGGAGGCGACCGGCTGGCGGCGCGGCGTCTACGACGACGTCCAGGCGACGTTCCGCGCGCCGGTCGTCAACTGGATATTCCGGACGCTGATGGCCAACGACCCCGAGTTCACCCGCTACCTCTGGGGACAGATCAAACCGACGTTCGAAACGCGGGCGTTCGGGCGGTACTCGGTCGCGTACCGCGACGCGGTCGTCTCGGCCGTCGAGGACCGGGCGACCGGCGGTCGAGCGGCGGACGACGACGGGGAGGCCGACGACCTCGGGATTCCCGCGTACCGACGCGCCGACCTCGACCTCGGGCCCGCCGAGTTCCGCGAGTTGCGGGGCCAGGTCGCGACGTTCGACGTGGTCGGTCCGCGCCTCGCCGCGCTGTTCGAGGTGGTCGACCGGTCGCTCCGAGGGGAGTCGGTCGGCGCGGACCTCGACGCGGACGCGGCGGCGACCGAGCCGATGCCGGCGCGGTTCGACCGCGACCGAGGTCTCTCGCCGACGATGGTCGACGCGGACTCCGTCCCCGAGGAACTCGCCGACACCGTCGAGCGCGTCCGGACGTTCCACGGGCTGGACGAGGGGCTACCGAGCATCTACCGGTGTCTCGCGCAGTGGCCGGCGTACCTCCGTCCCGCGTGGGACGACCTCGAACCGACGCTGGATTCCGAGGCGTTCGACCGGGCCTGCGAGCGCGCGGGCGAGGAGACCGACGCGTTCGTCGACTCGATTCCGTACGCGCCGCGGCTCTCGCCCGACGACCTGCGGGCTCGCGGGATGGACGACGAGGCGGTGAGCGAGCTGCAGGAGCTGTTCGCGACGTTCAACCGCGGGCCGATAGAGACGGTGGTGCCCGCGCTGCACGTGTACGCCGCGACGCTCGGGGCGGAGGGGCGACGAGAGATGGGCTGAAGGGCACCGCGGGGGCCGATTCAGACCGCCGCGCCGGGCTGGTACTCGCCGAACGTCTCGCGCAGGACGCCGCAGATCTCGCCCACGGTCGCGTACGCCTTCACCGCGTCGACGATGTACGGCATGAGGTTGTCGTCGCCCTCGGCGGCCTCCCGGAGCGCCGACAGCTTCGCCTCGACCGCCTCGTCGTCGCGGTCGTCCTTGACCGCGTCGAGCCGGTCGATCTGGCGCTGTTCGTCCTCCTCGGTGACCTCCTGGATGTCGACCTCGGGCTCCTCGTCGACCTCGAACTCGTTGACGCCGACGATGATGCGCTCTTCCTCCTCGATCTCGCGCTGGCGCTCGTAGGCGACGTCCTGTATCTGGCGCTGGACCCACTGGTCCTCGATGGCCTGGAGCATGCCGCCACGGTCGTCGACGCTGTCGAGGATGTCGAACGCCTCCTCCTCGACGCCGTCGGTCAGGCTCTCGACGTAGTAGCTCCCCGCGAGGGGGTCGATGGTGTCGGCCGCGCCCGACTCGTGGGCCAGGATCTGCTGGGTCCGCAGGGCGGTCCGGACGCTCTCCTCCGTGGGCAGCGCGAGCGCCTCGTCCTTCCCGTTGGTGTGGAGGCTCTGGGTACCACCCAGGACGGCCGCGAGCGCCTGGTACGCCACGCGGACGATGTTGTTGTCGACCTGCTGGGCGGTCAGCGTCGAGCCCGCTGTCTGGGTGTGGAACTTGAGCTGCTTGGACTTGGGGTTCTCGGCGTCGAAGCGCTCCTCCATGATGTCGGCCCACATCCGGCGGGCGGCCCGGAACTTCGCGACCTCCTCCAGGATGTTGTTGTGGGCGTTGAAGAAGAACGAGAGCTGGGGCGCGAACTCGTCGACGTCCAGCCCGGCGTCGGTCGCGGCCTCGACGTACTCGATGCCGTTGCCGAGGGTGAACGCGAGCTCCTGGGCGGCGGTCGCGCCGGCCTCGCGGACGTGGTAGCCCGAGATGGAGATGGTGTTGAACTTCGGGGTCTCCTCGGCGCAGAACTCGAAGATGTCGGTGATGATGCGCATCGAGGGCTCGGGCGGGTAGATGTAGGTGTTGCGCGCGATGTACTCCTT
This window encodes:
- a CDS encoding aminotransferase class V-fold PLP-dependent enzyme, with translation MNPTDLRDAIPALERATYLNTGAAGPSPTRVVEAVEGCVERHEYVSPAEEGMYPCAFDVFDEARAVVADHLGAAPEEIALTQSTTDGMNRIAAGLDWEAGDTVVRTDLEHSAGILPWKRLQRRGVEVEVVETEAGRLDTDAMADAVRDAKLVCVSSLTWSHGTRLPVREVVEIAHDAGALVLVDAVQSPGQVPVDVHEWGADFAAGAGHKWLLGPFGAGFVHVAPGAEAHLEPTHIGYRSVEDPNAEEYAYEPGAHRLEVGTVSPAPYAGLCEAIRTVEELGYDAIGRRVEELTDRLKAGVEDAETARLLSPREYESGLVSFAVDDPDPEAFVEDLAEDGIRIRSLPFPENAVRASVHAFNTEGDVDELVAYL
- a CDS encoding halocarboxylic acid dehydrogenase DehI family protein, whose translation is MDTDRQLYEQEATGWRRGVYDDVQATFRAPVVNWIFRTLMANDPEFTRYLWGQIKPTFETRAFGRYSVAYRDAVVSAVEDRATGGRAADDDGEADDLGIPAYRRADLDLGPAEFRELRGQVATFDVVGPRLAALFEVVDRSLRGESVGADLDADAAATEPMPARFDRDRGLSPTMVDADSVPEELADTVERVRTFHGLDEGLPSIYRCLAQWPAYLRPAWDDLEPTLDSEAFDRACERAGEETDAFVDSIPYAPRLSPDDLRARGMDDEAVSELQELFATFNRGPIETVVPALHVYAATLGAEGRREMG
- a CDS encoding acyl-CoA mutase large subunit family protein, coding for MFDADDLEEIREAREDWEDETVGPTVERFGERKEEFTTDTGGQEVDRLYTPDDVANLDYNEDLGFPGEEPYTRGVYSTMHRGRFWTMRQYAGFSTPEATNERYKYLIENGSSGLSMAFDLPTQMGYDSDDDMAAGEVGKSGVAIDSLHDMETVFDGIPLDEVSTSMTINAPASVLLAMYIAVGDKQGVDREELRGTIQNDLLKEYIARNTYIYPPEPSMRIITDIFEFCAEETPKFNTISISGYHVREAGATAAQELAFTLGNGIEYVEAATDAGLDVDEFAPQLSFFFNAHNNILEEVAKFRAARRMWADIMEERFDAENPKSKQLKFHTQTAGSTLTAQQVDNNIVRVAYQALAAVLGGTQSLHTNGKDEALALPTEESVRTALRTQQILAHESGAADTIDPLAGSYYVESLTDGVEEEAFDILDSVDDRGGMLQAIEDQWVQRQIQDVAYERQREIEEEERIIVGVNEFEVDEEPEVDIQEVTEEDEQRQIDRLDAVKDDRDDEAVEAKLSALREAAEGDDNLMPYIVDAVKAYATVGEICGVLRETFGEYQPGAAV